The Festucalex cinctus isolate MCC-2025b chromosome 10, RoL_Fcin_1.0, whole genome shotgun sequence region accaatcacagctcacctgttttctgaagctgagttgcGATTTGTTGTCACCTGAAACCTGAGTGactttgatgccattttcatttgatatcaagtgacaaaatggccgccttcagaTACTGATAAGAACTTCTGGatattgctgcttaactcatattccactaacgcaatattaaccagaatactgtattattttagtggggctgcatagaacatattattgtcaagaaacttttttttttagttgacctCCGCCTTTAAAGGGAAGGAAGGAGCTACTTCCATTGACCAGCAAGCGATTTGGCTGTGTCCACTCCCACAACGGCCCAAATACAAAATTTTAACTGCATGTGTCTACAACTGTTGTGTGCTGGGGGTTGGATCTCAAAGTGCACacgcaaataatgttttaactctttattcacacaacttgactaaacgaaaaacgacgagaatgcatcgaaaaTCACAAGACGCCAAACCCCgttgggctgcggagatgcacagagaacagtgagtaataatccggccaacacacacatttctcagacacttatagacagtcaatcaatctcattggttgtggctagacatgtgagtaccagtactgacatggaattctctgattggctgttgagccagcaacgcgattaaagattcctgacatcacaaagttcttacagatagttcctgacattaCCTAACAccacatagcattaaagatccttgacatcagtacaaaacggaTACTTGAcctcaacttaacaggtcatgaactcaaacctaacccaggcgtgaccccagacatgagacaaaacccaaacatacctcctgcatgactcgagtcatgacaaaacTTTGCGCTGAGCTTGTTCTGGGCGTGAAAATAAAGCCCTCAGATTAGGATTTTACCTTTGAAGATGACATTCATAAAGTTAGAGATGTATGATCCAATACAACCATTTGGACTATCCTGAAGAGGAAATAAATCACGTACAAATCATGTATTATAATAGATATCAAACGGGTAGCTCAAGGAATAAAGTAGCAGTTGATGACGAAAGACAGCGAAATAACGGTTAATGAGATCTGCAACAACCCCCAGAGAGTAGGAGTTTCGGCTTTGAATATGAACAAATTACAGATGCTAACAACTCATTAGCATGAACGCTATGAATTTGCCACAAGCTTCAAAAATTCTGGGAGAAAGATGGACTGATGAGACAAAGATTGCGTACATGATTAATACCATCTGTGAAACTCCATGAGGAAATGTAACGGCTCGGGCTTCTGAAACAGACTCGTTAATCTTCGTTGATGTAATGTGTCAACTCAGAAGTCTACAGAGACATTCCGTCTaccaatttaaataaaaatgcaacccGATTCAATAAGAGGTCCTTCATCTTGGAAAGCCATCTCCCAGGATTCGCACGCAATTTCTAAATGACCAAAATGCAATAACACAAAATGCATACTATAACAATACGCTCCTACAAGGACAATGAGAAGCTGTCACAGAACCTTTACTATCTTCGCTACTACACAGACTCATACGTGCTTTCCAATAATGTCCTTGGCCGGACACACGTGACTGACAATGCATGCCCTCATAACACATGCAACAGACCCCTCAAACAGAACTCTGCTAAGTGGATTGGGCCTTAATGGATAGCAGGGGCCGTGTTCGAGTGGGAGGGCACCGTTTGTCTGTTCAAGGCCTGGCAATGGGGAGAAACATTCTTTGAAAAGTGCAGTCTGTCAGCTTGGAAATATACAAGAACATTTTCAGTACCTTTTAAGGTAGACGGTGTGAAGTGAAATAATGGCCCCTTGGGTTTCTAATTTGAGGCACATAAATGGACACCTTTTTTTGGCTAGTGTGGAATCAAATAGAACATTGTGGCGTCTGCTCTTGTTGGTGTGCTGCTGAAAGGAGATGACGCATCTCCAGAGACACACAGCTGCAAatgcgggtgtgtgtgtgttggtgtggATGCGTGTCCATATCTGGCTGACAAATTGTTTGCGGATTATGCTATCATAATATTGTAGAATGTCGCGGCGGTTTACACCTCAGGGCACCAAGAGTAAATAGCGCATCACTTGTGCCGCGCATAAAATTGCACGAATACTTTCAGTGTAACGACTATGTGTAAATATTAGCTGTTTTTCTTGTGACGCTTTTTCAAATTGCACTTGTTAGAATAATGATTATTCACTAGATGAGATCATGGCTAGAAAAAGCAATGATGTCATGGCTTCGCTACAAACCACTTCCAAGAGCAAGACTGCTTCAATTCGAGTACCTGTATTAGATTTTTATGAGTTTTCacatctaaaaataataaataaatagtggccAGTGTCCTACACCATATCGTTGCACTTTGTGcaggtaaataaaaaacatcctaTTTGGAGCCCAAGAGACCCAACCGCAAAGCGATCCATCCTTCTATTTACTAGACTAGACTTATTCTGTTCCAAGATAGCAGTGAGCCGAACTGAACTGTCACGCTACTTTCCATGCAGGGCATGTTGGGAAAAGTATGGAAAGATCTGATTACTTTAGTTTGTATAATCTTTTACTTTTGATTGTTGTACTTGAACACTGCCATGATTTCTAGATCATAATGACACCACACAATTTTTCTATGTGAGGCAGATGACACACATTTCCGATTTGCCGGTCGTCTTGATTGTATCATTACATTTCCTCAGTTCATgaacaattgtgatgtcattttcggtcaacagcaagtggcaaaatggccgccccgtcagatggataaaaacaggtggattttgttgcttaattcaACTGTGTTCAAACACTATAGCTACTTACAATTAATGTGGAACATTTTTGTCTCAATATTAACAATTGTTGGGGAactttgtggttttttttttatatttttatttttatttttttttaaaaccacttcGTAGTAGTACATGGTATAGTTCATACAAATGAAATGCTGACTGCATCCACAGTAAGCGACTAACTACCGGTAATTGTATGCCTCTTTGCTAACCTAATCAGGCCCAAATGcagtggacccaaatgcagaaagcAGTCCCGGAAGAAGACAGGTGtactcaaaaaaatgtttaatgaacGAAACCGAAGAAGAAAACGAGGCTCTTGAAACTATCAATAACacatcaaaatcaaaacaaattcaaagaaacaaaCGCTTAGACTGAACTTGCATAGACAGTATTACCAGGATGAGGAgggaaagcaaaacaaaatgatccaacaagaactgaacacAAACCAAGAACTAAATACAAGCAAAGCAACGAGACAATTAGCAACACCTGGACAcaacacaagtggctgagggagctgattggtagacGCGTCACACATGGGCTGACAAACAGGTGGACACAAAAACGTAATGAGAAAGACATGaacaacaagaaaacaagacataccatgaagcaaaacaaaacaaatacagatCATGACAATCAGAAAAGGGGATTTGGCCTCGCAAAACTGTATATAAGGCGctgttcttttcatttttttttttttccctcggtgTGCTTCAGTGTGCACAGTGGACCATTCTCCTGTGGTTTTGATCCAATAAACCCATTTGTTATCAGCTTTACGATCTGAACTTTTTCTCCCCCTTGTCTGTCTGAAGTAATTTTTCCTCAAAGTTTTAGAGACTGAGTACATTCTATTTGCTTGCTAGCTGTTCCTGGGAACTGCATAGCGACATCCAGTCTGGTCAATACAGGCTGAAACCAGCCTTCTGTCTTCTCTCTATCTCAATTCTCTTTATTTCAGCCAACTACTCAGACACATGGCAACTACATGTATCTGACTTCAGTCCAAGATTTCCTCCCATTGTGCTGGCTTTTGAGCGAATCTGTTGTGCTTTCCCAATGGACAGTAATAGCCTGGTCATGATGTTATTATGATGACCACTTACAATCTAATAAGATGTAATATAAGAGTTGTGTCAGCTAACTGCCTTcaaaaagataataatgctcAATTGTGATTGACACTGCCTGAGTATTCATTGAACATTATACTGCATCATGGTGATTATTGTTTGACTTTGAAGTGGTGTAGGATTGCAGTAGCCAATCATTTGTTTAACTATGTGAGAGGTTCACAATATGAGAAACAACTTTCAATATGGTACAAGTTGCAGGCACAATATTTTTTAGTGGTGTGCTGCGAAAATTTTCCAATGTCAAATACAGTGAAAAAGTAGACACACCACTGTTCAAATGCCGGCTTTTTgtgatatataaaaaatgaaacCAAGTTAAATAATTCCAAAGTATTTCCCACCATTTTAAGACAACACATTTGAATAAAAGTCTTCCTGAGAggagaattaaaaataaactacagataatgtggttgcacaattcTACACACCTTCTTAAGAAAGTGGTACGTGGCAGTGTTcaaaattaaccaatcacactaAAGTCATGTTAAATTGAGTCGAAATGTTCTAGAAGGCTTTCGCTGTCATTTACTTTGCTTTCTAGTAGAAGTCTGAACGTTTCGTGCTAACACTGACTACTATTTTTGAACTGTTCATAACTCCCTCCACTTAGACTATAGACCGAGTTCCAGGTGAAGAAAACAGCCTCAAAACATGAACCTGCCAACACCATGCTTcctgttggctttttttttatttttttttttatttaaataaatcggAAGGACCATTAAGCTGGTATCGCACTGACGCGAATGTTTGTGAACTTAGTGAATTTGTGTTTTCGTCATTGTTCGTAAAATGTTGCAAAAGGTTGCAAAGATGtttttactagtgttgttccgataccgatactggtatcggcagaggtgccgatactgcattaaaacagtggtatctgtgtgtactaacaagtaacatgccgatactattaattccaacgctaatataggactttggatgcagcatcttgtgtcttgctcgtgcacgacattcactgatttgtgacatgttcactgcatgccgatctaagatatcctattggcccttgaatgctctgaaccaacagAAGCACCGTTTTTTCGtatcaagaaaaacaaaaccttaggtatcggtacggtatcggcatcggccgatactgcaaagctgggtattgtaATcggggtatcgggggccaaaaaacgcaCTAGTTTTCACTTGTCGCAAACATTTTCGTGTCAATTTTTCATTGTGTGCCaacatcttttgaaaccttttgcgAACCCTGACAAAACCCCCAAAATTGCTACGTTCGCAAACATTTGTCATGGAACTTTTCTTTATggatttaaattttcacttaACTTtattatgttctttttttttcttttctttagaaATAAGTGAACATTTAACAGTTATGTtgaatttttttgggaaataccATAGGACATTTTCCCACAAGCATTTGGGAGATTCCAACTGTGTGGGTGTGTTTTCGCAAATGAAGCCATGCAGGCTCTGATGTTTTTCTTTGCAAGATAAGGCTCCTGTCTTGGCCACCCAGACATATGAAAAAGATGGGATTGTTGACATGTGCCTACTAAACAGAGAGTACTTTCCAGAGATTTCTGCAGCTCCTTCAATGTCTCTGTTGACTTCTCGGCAACCTCCCTTCTCATCTTTTCATCAGTTTTTGGTCCATATCCAGTTGTCACGAGCAGTGTGGCCTCATATTTTCCAACTGATGATAGCTGTCACTGTGTTCCATCATAGGCTATATTtactgctttgattttttttttttacacttctcCTGGCTGATACCTTTGTGCAATGAGATCCCTCTGATGCTGAGGAAACTCTCTGCAGACTGATTTTTGCTGTAGGACGTGActacaaaaatgtcaggaaaagcccatGAAACCACTTTAAAATTCGCCAAATTTGTACCACTGTACTAACTCCAATTTAGCATGACTGAATGTGATTGTTTAGTTCTAAACACAGCCTTTATAAGTGTGTACACGTGTGCAACCACATATCagttgtttgtttagttttctacctcattaactcatttgctcccaaagacgtatttatacgtttgtttgtttgtttgttttttatgctagagcatacagaaggctttgatgtagcctctgaaaTGAAggaaacgcttgaagcaatgatagttattacaaaaaacagccaacaggtggcagcagagagtataagaaatcaaacagggcaatgttgcaaaaaaaacaatttttttcccccactattttaaacagatttgtaatgaaacttagctacattctaatgctaattgatgctgcaaaacagaaacagatagaaatatacttttttttcctgatgaaagaagagatactattttttcttttggtagattccatgttttatagcaatagaacacaatactctgtgggccatgcaaattcaatcaaaatccagtaaatggattgcttcagtgaaaatggctgggactgaatgagttaaagatcacattggaaaaaaagtttgtaaaCGATTTTGTCAAAATGATAACACGATAACATACCAGAAGAGGAGACCAGCACACAAGCAGGACGCACATAATCCCCATGAGCTGAATGACGGTCTCCGTGGTGAGTCTTTCCCAGTGTTTGGAGGCCTGAGAGGTGCCAGACTTGGTCTTACAGCGAGTAATCAGGCCGCGGATGGTCACCACGTTGCAGGACACCGTGACAAGCAGCGAGAAAATCCCCAGTAAGGCAAAAGTGAAGGAGAAAAAGATGTTGCCGGGCACCTCTCGGTCCCCGGTGCTGATGAAGCACCAGGTGCCGGGCCACTGACGCGTGTACTTGCCCACACCTGCTACGGGCAGGAGGGCGAAGAGCAACACCAGGCACCAGATGACCACCAAAGTCTGCTTGGTCACGCTGGTCTTCATGTGGTTGGAGTACCAGTGCGGGTTGGTGATGGCCGTGGCCCTCTCGATGGCCATGGCGCTGGCCATGAAGAGCGCGCACAGGCCGAAGGTGGTCATGCACACGCCGAAGAAGGCGCACAGGTTGCCCGACGAATCGATGCGCTCCCATCTCAGGTCGGCGCGATAAGCCGAGATCACGATCGGACTCGTTAGGAGCTGGCCGAACAAGTCCGTTAGCGCAAGAGAGCCAATGCAAAGCAAGAAGGACTTCTTCCTTCTGTTCTCCTTCTTCCTGTAGGAAATGTAGACCAGGATGAGAGCCAGAGAGTTGCCCACCATGCCGGTGGCCATCATGGTGATGGGGAAGACAACCGACACGTAACCGCAGGCTGCAGAGTCCGTCCTGGTAGCGTTTTCTTCCCCTGCTGACTTGGTGACATTGGACGTCAGCATGGCTCCTATTCTGCTCTGCGAGCCCACAAAGTCGCACTTGTCCGAAGTCATCCTTTCGGACGGGCTAAGAAACAAAGAAGAATCACAAAAGCCGTGCGTGTGGCCAACATCTCTTCAGAGTTCACACTGAGGATGAGATGAGCAAGCAGCTCTGTGCGTAAAAAGCGCCCCCAGTCCTTTTACGCGCCGGAGGCGGAACTGCCGTGGAGGTCTAGTGCCTCCTCCAAATAAAATGGTTGAAAGAATGTTTGCCGTTTTAAACGTGTGTGAATAACAAGTGACATTTTTCATTATTGTTTGTTGCTTGCTTCGTTTATGACTTGAGTAAAAAGTAACATACCTAAACCGTAGCCCGATAGACGTGATAATTAAGGTCAATAAACAGTGCTCGTGAGATCCCATATTAACGACATGGGAAAGATTTTGCAGTGGCACTGCCACATATAAAATaccatggaggaccaaaactgccaaaattcgaaataactaaataaatgacgaaataaacaaataaatggctaaacaaATAGTTAAatagtgactaaataaatagatagataaatgactaaattaaataaatgtctaaataaataaataaatgacgaaaagtgaaaataaaaactgatttatttccatttatatttttttagatataattttggaattatatatttttttatattcatttttattttcacttttagacatttatttagtcatttatttatttcgatttttggcagttttggtcctccatataatACAACGGCCTGGAGGAACACAagtaaaaaatttaattttcagtCTTCAATATGATTGGCGGTGGATGACATCGACCATAATgtgaatgttatttaaaaaactgTCTCGGGCTGTATGGAGTAGCCTACTTGGCTTAGATCATtctacactttttttattttattttttacctataCTGATACATTCAAACTTAGAAATATACAGGCGTAAAAACAATTGGTCTTCTGACTTTTTAGAGAATGAGCGCCACCCGCTGGTTTTGTCGACAATCCAAGTTATACATGAAACTTTTTCGTAATGTGTTTTGAATTAATCAAATGACGTGTTcctcgattaaaaaaataaaattacaacttttattaaaaaaaaaaaaaaaaaaaaaaaaaaaaaaaaaccccaaggcGTGTGGTATAAAGTTATCCAAGTTTTACAACTAGGCAGCTTAGCAATTTGGCAACATACTAAACtgctgtttatttaaaaataaacaaaaaaacgatgcaGCCTAAATGATTCAAATGAAGCTCTCATTGTAAGGTTAAACATTTTGTATGTATGCTGGAAATATTACGAGAAATGACACGTGCTCAAGTTGACAAGACTTTATTTACACACGAACCATTGTTTCATATGTATATTATATAAAGCATGAATTGTCAcgatgttctttaaaaaaaagaaaaagaaaaagaaaaagtttggaaCACTAATATGGGGAGTACTTTAATCAAATCGCTTCCTCACTCTGGTAAACACTAATGATAAGCGTTTAATTGTTCAAGGCATTTAAATTGAAATTTTCTGctgtttgtgaaaaataaaagctTTGCAATACTTAccttaaaaacaaagtaaacaaacaGTCAGTATATAATCCGACATGTACTTTTCCTGAAACGGTTGCATTTAAAGGGGGAGTGTCCCGGGAAGTTCCCCAAAGATCAACTGATATACTGCCACCAACATTACCCTAAGTAAGGGACCAACCACTTAcattaaatggccatgtatatatTGGTAGACAAGTTGGGCAGAGAGCGTGTTGAAATATAGGCAGAGTAGCTACTGTTACGTGTGGACGTTAGGGGGGTGAACAGCATACTGTATGGATGTGGTTGTTCCTGTGAGGGGAAACATGCACTTGCACCGAGGTTCATTTCGCTGAGgcgttaaaattattattttttctttttataactgGAGCCAGAATGGGAGGACCCGGAGGACTTGTTGCTGCGCCTGAAAGCACACAACATGATGGGAAGGGGCGATACATTAGCATGGATAGTCATCAACATTCACCTCAGTGTACTTGTATCAAATCAAGATCATGAAAACCAGCACGACAAGGTCGTGAGCGAGGCGATAAACGGCTATAGTGAGTGCCACTGTGGTATTCCACTTTAAACCCAAACCTTTCGGACGAACGGGATCTAGAGCGCTTCCGCTTTCTCCCTCCAGATGACGACCTGGAGCGACTGCGCTTCTGGCCCCCCTCGGGCGAGGAGGGCGGGGAGGCGGACCTCTTCCGGGGTGAGGAGCCCTTTCCAGACCTGGAGCTGGATCTTTTGGAGGGATAAACCAAGCAGTGAGGTCAGTAGGGTCTGGGAAAGATCAGTACCAGGATGCAGCCTCAGAGTACAAGTACAAGCTACGGCTATAGAGGTTGCTCATCAGTTCACTTTTATGTATGCACGAGCATATCAAGTGGCCAAACGGGAAGATTTGAAACTGGAATCAAATTGCAGCTTATTGCTAATAACATTGGGGCCAAATATGTACCCAAAACTACCAATGTGATCTGTCCtttaacaaaaacagcaaatttgtATTGCTCTAACTGATCCTAATGcagccataaaaaaatgaaatctaaGATTAGAACATTGTTTGCCGAGCCTTGGGGCCCATACAAACACTCTCTGCGGGAAGAGAGTGCATGTCACCTCATTCACCTGGAGCGGGACCTCGAGCGAGATCCTGATCGGGAACTAGAGGAGGTCTTAGAACCGGATCTAAAagacaaaacagacaaaaactctccaatattttcaaaaagaagaagaactagcaTTGAGCTACACTTTGatgataaaacaaacaaacaaaaggacaTACATCTCTCTAGAGATggcatataaatatttaacacaAGTTACATATGAGGTTTTAGGACGAGAAAGCCAGTGTTTAATTTGGCTGGTCTCTTTTGTATGTACCTAAAAATACATGGCTATAGCACCATCTGCTGTTTTAACAGGTGAATTGCAGCATGTGAATGGATTCTCTAAgtcaaataatttcaaaaatgtATCTTCACATAATTGAGGAGCAGTGTAAGAGGGACTAAACCATGCTaaatcaaacagaaaaacagCAACATGGAAAGTATGTCGATCAGTTAATCAGAAGAAAAGTTGAGAGCTGATACTGACATTTTGCCCGGCGTTACCCTTGACCTGCACCCGTTTACCTGGACCTCGACCGAGAACTGGAGCTGGATGAGGACGTGCGGGAACGGGACGAGCCAGAGCGGCTGCCCCTTTTCTTAGCTTGCTCCTTCTCCTCATCGCTGGCATCCAGGTCGTACTTGGACAGGTCGCCGTCTTCGTCATCTTCGTCGTCATCCTGAACGCAAGTTTTTTTGCCGACGTTAACGTCGGACTTCACACGCATTCTGCAAGATTCGTTCAAAAGTCTTTTCATGTCTGGCTGCGGGCTTTTGCGCTTACATCTAGTTTGTACTTGGACAGGTCACCGTCTTCATCTTCgtcatcctcctcttcttcgTCCACCTCCGGTGGTGGCTGAGCCTTTTTCGTGGCTTCTTTCTTATCATTTCCTTTTGAGGATGACGTCTTGCTACTGTTCTTCCCAcgatactttttctttttcctgccaAACTGTGACATAAATGGGATATTTACTTAACCAGGGAAGAAAGTGTTCATGGTGTTAACACGCAACCACAAAAATCATCATATCATTGCTGTCCGATGACAAACTCACAACAGAAAACATTCTATGTGCTTTAGTAGTAAAGTAGTGTGTAAGTTTAGTAATGCCATGAATGTGTTGTGTATAACATAAGCAATGTGCAAGGAGAC contains the following coding sequences:
- the ptger3 gene encoding prostaglandin E2 receptor EP3 subtype; protein product: MTSDKCDFVGSQSRIGAMLTSNVTKSAGEENATRTDSAACGYVSVVFPITMMATGMVGNSLALILVYISYRKKENRRKKSFLLCIGSLALTDLFGQLLTSPIVISAYRADLRWERIDSSGNLCAFFGVCMTTFGLCALFMASAMAIERATAITNPHWYSNHMKTSVTKQTLVVIWCLVLLFALLPVAGVGKYTRQWPGTWCFISTGDREVPGNIFFSFTFALLGIFSLLVTVSCNVVTIRGLITRCKTKSGTSQASKHWERLTTETVIQLMGIMCVLLVCWSPLLVLMLRMISTQVSSHECNSSAESSHPSSSVRDVQLDCNFFLTAIRLASLNQILDPWVYLLLREILLRKFCLVANAVSNCSVEDQKETQTALDALNKQKQESLQQSQSNKGDF
- the zranb2 gene encoding zinc finger Ran-binding domain-containing protein 2 isoform X2 gives rise to the protein MSGKSFRVSDGDWICPDKKCGNVNFARRTSCNRCGREKTTEAKMMKAGGTEIGKTLAEKSRGLFSANDWQCKTCGNVNWARRSECNMCNTPKYAKLEERTGYGGGFNERENVEYIEREESDGEYDEFGRKKKKYRGKNSSKTSSSKGNDKKEATKKAQPPPEVDEEEEDDEDEDGDLSKYKLDDDDEDDEDGDLSKYDLDASDEEKEQAKKRGSRSGSSRSRTSSSSSSSRSRSRSGSKTSSSSRSGSRSRSRSRSSSRSGKGSSPRKRSASPPSSPEGGQKRSRSRSSSGGRKRKRSRSRSSERRSNKSSGSSHSGSSYKKKK
- the zranb2 gene encoding zinc finger Ran-binding domain-containing protein 2 isoform X1, with protein sequence MSGKSFRVSDGDWICPDKKCGNVNFARRTSCNRCGREKTTEAKMMKAGGTEIGKTLAEKSRGLFSANDWQCKTCGNVNWARRSECNMCNTPKYAKLEERTGYGGGFNERENVEYIEREESDGEYDEFGRKKKKYRGKNSSKTSSSKGNDKKEATKKAQPPPEVDEEEEDDEDEDGDLSKYKLDDDDEDDEDGDLSKYDLDASDEEKEQAKKRGSRSGSSRSRTSSSSSSSRSRSRSGSKTSSSSRSGSRSRSRSRSSSRSGKGSSPRKRSASPPSSPEGGQKRSRSRSSSGGRKRKRSRSRSSERFGFKVEYHSGTHYSRLSPRSRPCRAGFHDLDLIQVH